Proteins encoded by one window of Deltaproteobacteria bacterium HGW-Deltaproteobacteria-4:
- a CDS encoding FMN-binding protein, whose translation MIPEKLQEIMKQDGVVAIATLGEDGPHLVNTWNSYLRISDEGRLLIPAGYMHKTEANIAFNPNVLITLGSSKVQGMNGPGAGFLIKGKAAFVTSGPDFDLLKAKFSWLRATLAVTIDSATQTW comes from the coding sequence ATGATTCCGGAAAAATTACAGGAAATTATGAAGCAGGATGGCGTCGTCGCGATTGCAACCCTGGGAGAAGATGGACCGCATCTGGTCAACACCTGGAACAGTTATTTGCGCATCAGCGACGAGGGGCGGCTCTTGATCCCTGCCGGTTACATGCATAAAACCGAGGCTAACATTGCATTCAATCCAAACGTCCTGATCACTTTGGGGAGTAGTAAGGTTCAGGGGATGAACGGTCCGGGGGCGGGTTTTCTCATCAAGGGGAAGGCAGCCTTTGTCACCTCCGGTCCGGACTTTGATCTGCTCAAGGCAAAATTTTCCTGGCTGCGGGCCACATTGGCTGTGACCATCGACTCTGCCACGCAGACGTGGTGA
- a CDS encoding DUF2784 domain-containing protein, whose translation MLANLAVLIHALFILFVIAGGILVFRWPRLVWLHLPAALWGGVVEITGGICPLTDLEIYWRRLGWAGGYSGSFIENYLEPLVYPTGLTTQLQVFMGLGVLILNGAIYLYLWRHRSRKSR comes from the coding sequence ATCCTCGCCAATCTGGCGGTGCTGATCCATGCACTCTTTATCCTCTTCGTCATCGCTGGTGGCATTCTTGTCTTTCGTTGGCCGCGCCTTGTCTGGCTGCATCTGCCGGCGGCGTTGTGGGGAGGAGTGGTCGAGATCACCGGTGGGATCTGTCCCCTGACCGACCTGGAAATCTACTGGCGGCGACTCGGCTGGGCGGGTGGCTACAGCGGTTCCTTTATCGAGAACTATCTGGAGCCGCTTGTTTACCCGACGGGATTGACGACGCAGTTACAGGTCTTCATGGGACTCGGGGTTCTGATCCTGAACGGTGCGATCTATCTTTATCTGTGGCGGCACAGGTCACGTAAGAGCCGTTGA
- a CDS encoding DUF554 domain-containing protein — protein sequence MLLQGTAVNILAIAVGALLGRAAGKLLSERVHRTIMAGLGLSVLLIGLQLGLRCQQPLVAIGSLIIGGLIGEWINIERRLENFGIRLERLSSGDGVARGFVSASLLFCVGAMAIMGSIQAGSGLEPTILYAKSALDGIAAVALASTLGVGVLYSAIPVLLYQGGITLVASSAAAILTAPVMTEMNAVGGLLIVAISLDLLGIKRFAVGNLLPSVFVSIGLMWFFGLAGA from the coding sequence ATGTTGTTGCAAGGTACCGCGGTTAATATTCTCGCCATCGCCGTTGGCGCGCTCCTCGGTCGGGCGGCCGGCAAACTCCTTTCCGAGCGCGTGCACCGGACGATCATGGCCGGACTCGGGCTCTCGGTTCTGCTCATCGGGCTACAGCTCGGGTTGCGCTGTCAACAGCCGTTGGTCGCCATCGGCAGCCTGATTATCGGCGGGCTTATCGGTGAATGGATCAATATCGAGCGTCGCCTCGAAAACTTCGGCATTCGCCTTGAACGCCTGAGCAGCGGTGACGGTGTTGCCCGCGGTTTTGTCTCCGCCAGCCTCCTGTTCTGCGTCGGGGCGATGGCGATCATGGGTTCGATTCAGGCTGGCAGCGGGTTAGAGCCGACAATCCTGTATGCCAAGTCGGCTCTCGACGGTATCGCCGCCGTCGCCCTCGCTTCTACCTTGGGGGTCGGTGTCCTTTATTCGGCCATCCCCGTCCTTCTTTATCAGGGCGGCATCACTCTTGTGGCCAGCAGTGCTGCCGCCATCCTTACCGCACCGGTGATGACTGAAATGAATGCGGTCGGCGGCTTGCTGATCGTCGCTATCAGCCTCGATCTTCTCGGCATCAAACGCTTTGCCGTCGGCAATCTCCTCCCCTCGGTCTTTGTCAGCATCGGACTGATGTGGTTTTTCGGACTCGCCGGCGCTTGA
- a CDS encoding methylenetetrahydrofolate reductase [NAD(P)H], whose protein sequence is MRIAELLSKGKPFLSLEFFPPKERAEWPAFFATVERLKVLNPLFASVTYGAGGSTQSDTLEIVARLAREYCLETMAHLTCVGADTAKLTAFLDQLVAAGVHNVLALRGDLPQDASPEIFACLPLQNASDLVTFIRATHPEIGVGVAGYPETHPEAVSPDIDLDFLKFKVDQGGDFIVTQLFFDNQLYFDFVAKARAMGIEKPIIPGILPVVSLKVIKRIVSLCGATVPPVFLQELEIADQRGGTDAVRKTGVIFARKQAEELLAAGAPGVHIYTLNHADAVLSLAEGLLY, encoded by the coding sequence GTGCGTATTGCTGAACTGCTGTCAAAAGGAAAACCCTTCCTTTCCCTGGAATTCTTCCCCCCCAAAGAGCGGGCCGAGTGGCCGGCTTTTTTTGCAACAGTCGAGCGGCTCAAAGTTCTCAACCCGCTCTTTGCTTCGGTCACCTACGGTGCCGGCGGCAGTACTCAGAGCGATACCCTGGAGATCGTTGCCCGTCTCGCGCGGGAATACTGCTTGGAGACGATGGCGCACCTGACCTGTGTCGGCGCTGATACGGCAAAATTGACCGCCTTCCTTGATCAACTGGTTGCGGCCGGGGTGCATAATGTACTGGCCCTGCGCGGCGACCTGCCGCAGGATGCGTCTCCTGAAATCTTTGCCTGCCTCCCCTTGCAGAACGCCTCCGACCTGGTCACCTTTATCCGCGCCACTCATCCCGAGATCGGCGTCGGTGTGGCCGGCTATCCTGAGACCCACCCTGAAGCCGTGAGTCCTGATATCGACCTTGACTTCCTGAAATTCAAAGTCGATCAGGGGGGCGATTTTATCGTCACTCAGCTCTTCTTCGACAATCAGCTCTATTTCGACTTCGTCGCCAAAGCCAGAGCAATGGGAATCGAAAAACCGATCATTCCTGGTATACTTCCGGTCGTCAGTCTTAAAGTCATCAAACGGATTGTCTCTCTCTGCGGCGCCACTGTCCCTCCCGTCTTTTTGCAAGAACTTGAAATCGCCGATCAGCGTGGCGGCACCGACGCCGTGCGGAAAACGGGAGTGATCTTTGCCCGTAAACAGGCAGAGGAACTCCTCGCTGCCGGGGCGCCGGGGGTCCACATCTATACACTTAACCACGCTGATGCCGTGCTGAGTCTGGCGGAGGGATTGCTTTATTAA
- the upp gene encoding uracil phosphoribosyltransferase: protein MAIHEVKHPLIRHKLGLMRQSELSTKQFRELASEVARLLTYEATKDLETENITINGWAGPVQVEQIKGKKITVVPILRAGLGMMNGVLDMIPSARVSVVGLYRNEETLEPVAYYQKLSGEMEERIALIIDPMLATGGSLIATIEMLKKAGCQRIKGLFLVAVPEGIARVSAAHPDVDIYVAAIDERLNEQGYILPGLGDAGDKIFGTK from the coding sequence GTGGCAATCCATGAAGTCAAACACCCCCTGATCCGCCATAAACTCGGGCTGATGCGCCAGTCCGAGCTGAGCACCAAACAGTTCCGCGAGCTCGCCTCCGAGGTGGCGCGCCTCCTCACTTACGAAGCGACCAAGGATCTCGAAACCGAGAACATCACCATCAACGGATGGGCCGGGCCGGTGCAGGTTGAGCAGATCAAGGGAAAGAAGATCACCGTCGTGCCGATTTTACGCGCCGGACTGGGGATGATGAACGGCGTCCTCGACATGATCCCCAGTGCCCGGGTCAGCGTCGTCGGCCTGTACCGCAACGAAGAGACTCTCGAGCCGGTCGCCTACTATCAAAAGCTCAGTGGTGAAATGGAGGAACGCATCGCCCTGATCATCGACCCGATGCTCGCCACCGGCGGCTCCCTCATCGCCACCATCGAGATGCTGAAGAAGGCCGGCTGCCAGCGGATCAAGGGGCTCTTCCTCGTCGCCGTCCCCGAGGGGATCGCCCGGGTCAGCGCCGCCCACCCCGATGTCGATATCTACGTTGCTGCCATCGATGAGCGCCTCAACGAACAGGGCTACATCCTCCCCGGCCTCGGCGATGCCGGGGATAAAATTTTCGGCACCAAGTAA
- the bioF gene encoding 8-amino-7-oxononanoate synthase, whose amino-acid sequence MNNLLADYQKELASLDAKGMRRVLRTIESAPAAHVRMNGRDTLLLSSNNYLGLATHPQLIAAASSATARFGVGSSGSRLLSGSLSPHRDFEEEIAAFKGTEAALLFNCGYAANTGILQGLFDTGDIIFSDALNHASIIDGCRLSSARTIVYPHADVAALEELLVSEMPCRRGKWVIVTDGVFSMDGVIAPLAELVRLKDKYDALLMVDDAHGTGVLGTNGRGSAELCGCLSAIDLHMGTLGKALGGAGAYLAAARPLVDTLINRSRSFIFSTSLPPAVPAAASAALRIVASPEGAQLRARLAENRQCFTTRLQAAGLDLLDSTTQIVPILTKDPQPTMAAASALLAAGICLQGVRPPTVPVGRCRLRATVMATHDPLELEAAAAQIIAIIKGQGGEE is encoded by the coding sequence ATGAACAATCTCCTTGCCGACTATCAAAAAGAGCTGGCCAGCCTCGATGCCAAGGGGATGCGTCGGGTGCTCCGCACCATCGAGAGTGCTCCAGCCGCCCATGTCCGCATGAACGGCCGTGACACCCTCCTCCTCTCCTCCAATAACTATCTGGGTCTCGCCACTCATCCACAGCTCATCGCCGCCGCCAGCTCCGCCACTGCCCGCTTCGGCGTCGGCAGCAGCGGCAGTCGTCTCCTTTCCGGTTCATTGTCCCCGCATCGGGACTTTGAAGAAGAAATCGCCGCATTCAAAGGGACAGAGGCTGCTCTCCTCTTTAATTGCGGTTATGCCGCCAATACCGGCATTCTCCAGGGCCTCTTCGACACCGGCGACATCATCTTTTCCGACGCCCTTAATCATGCTTCGATCATTGACGGCTGTCGCTTGAGCAGCGCCCGCACTATTGTTTATCCTCATGCCGATGTTGCCGCCCTCGAAGAACTTCTCGTCTCTGAAATGCCGTGCCGGCGCGGGAAATGGGTGATCGTCACCGACGGCGTCTTCAGTATGGATGGCGTGATCGCCCCACTGGCGGAACTGGTGCGTCTCAAGGACAAATACGATGCGCTGCTCATGGTCGATGACGCGCACGGCACCGGTGTCCTCGGCACAAATGGACGCGGCAGTGCCGAACTCTGCGGCTGCCTGAGCGCCATCGATCTGCACATGGGGACGCTCGGCAAAGCTCTCGGAGGCGCAGGTGCCTACCTGGCTGCCGCCCGCCCCTTGGTCGACACTCTAATCAACCGCAGCCGTTCCTTTATCTTCTCCACCAGCTTGCCGCCAGCGGTGCCCGCCGCGGCCAGCGCTGCGCTCCGCATCGTTGCCAGCCCGGAGGGAGCGCAGCTGCGCGCCCGTCTCGCCGAGAATCGCCAGTGCTTTACCACTCGACTCCAGGCTGCCGGCCTCGACCTGCTCGACAGCACGACCCAGATTGTGCCGATCCTCACCAAAGACCCGCAGCCGACCATGGCCGCGGCGAGCGCCCTTTTGGCCGCCGGGATCTGCCTGCAAGGGGTGCGTCCCCCCACCGTTCCGGTCGGCCGCTGCCGCCTGCGCGCCACGGTGATGGCGACGCATGACCCTCTTGAGCTTGAAGCCGCCGCCGCTCAGATCATTGCGATTATCAAAGGACAAGGAGGAGAAGAATGA
- a CDS encoding uracil permease — protein MTTPHEPTWRTALGGAQILFVAFGATVLVPLLTGLNPSLALLGAGIGTLIFQFCTKREVPIYLGSSFAFIAPVIFSVKTWGMPATLGALAAASCFYYIAAGLVKWRGVGFIHCLLPPVVIGPVVMVIGLGLAQVAISMATGKAGETQVIPYGLALSVAALSLTATMLTAIHARGLLKLVPILVGVVVGYSTSLFLGLVDFQKVIDAPWLAIPQFGHPEFNLAAILFMIPVAIAPIVEHVGGILAIGSVVGKDYTASPGLHRTLLGDGLAVNVVGLFGGPPVTTYGEVTGAVMLTRNYNPVVMTWAAGFAILMAFVGKFGALLQTIPMPVMGGIMILLFGSIAGIGLKTIIDGKVDLMMPRNLCLVSVTLVTGIGGLGVTIGSFSLQGISLCGVLAVLLNLILPRGEETRDPAFDDNI, from the coding sequence ATGACTACCCCCCATGAACCGACCTGGCGCACCGCCCTTGGTGGCGCCCAGATCCTCTTCGTCGCCTTCGGCGCCACGGTCCTCGTCCCCCTTTTGACCGGCCTCAACCCCAGCCTCGCCCTCCTCGGCGCTGGCATCGGTACCCTGATCTTCCAGTTCTGCACCAAACGCGAGGTACCGATCTACCTCGGCTCCTCCTTCGCCTTCATCGCACCGGTGATCTTCTCAGTCAAGACCTGGGGGATGCCCGCCACCCTCGGCGCCCTCGCTGCGGCGAGCTGCTTCTACTATATCGCCGCCGGCCTGGTAAAGTGGCGGGGAGTCGGCTTCATCCACTGCCTCCTGCCGCCGGTCGTCATCGGCCCGGTGGTCATGGTTATCGGCCTCGGTCTCGCGCAGGTGGCAATCAGCATGGCGACCGGCAAGGCCGGCGAAACCCAGGTGATCCCCTACGGCCTTGCCCTTAGCGTCGCCGCCCTCTCCCTCACCGCCACCATGCTCACCGCTATTCATGCCCGCGGCCTCCTTAAACTGGTGCCGATCCTGGTCGGCGTAGTGGTCGGCTACAGCACATCGCTCTTTCTCGGCCTCGTCGACTTCCAGAAGGTCATCGACGCCCCCTGGCTGGCCATCCCCCAATTCGGACACCCCGAGTTCAATCTCGCCGCCATCCTCTTCATGATCCCCGTCGCCATCGCTCCGATCGTTGAGCACGTCGGCGGCATCCTCGCCATCGGCTCCGTCGTCGGCAAGGACTACACCGCCAGCCCCGGCCTGCACCGCACCCTCCTCGGCGACGGACTTGCCGTCAATGTCGTCGGACTCTTCGGCGGTCCGCCAGTAACGACCTACGGCGAGGTCACCGGCGCAGTGATGCTCACCCGCAACTACAACCCGGTGGTCATGACCTGGGCGGCCGGCTTCGCTATCCTCATGGCTTTTGTCGGCAAGTTCGGCGCCCTCCTCCAGACCATCCCCATGCCGGTCATGGGGGGGATCATGATCCTCCTCTTCGGATCCATCGCCGGGATCGGCCTGAAGACGATCATCGACGGCAAGGTCGATTTGATGATGCCGCGCAACCTCTGCCTGGTCTCGGTGACCCTCGTCACCGGCATCGGCGGCCTCGGCGTGACCATCGGCAGCTTCAGCCTGCAGGGGATCAGCCTCTGCGGCGTCCTCGCCGTCCTCCTCAACCTCATCCTCCCCCGGGGGGAAGAGACGCGCGACCCCGCCTTTGACGACAACATCTGA
- a CDS encoding malonyl-[acyl-carrier protein] O-methyltransferase BioC: protein MNNLPPVSTRQVRQHFSLHASEYDCYALVQKRVVAGLIARLPDDLSPFHLALDIGTGTGDLAHKLRERAPTLPLLVADIAHAMTCTAATRLTTVAAFDADAEALPMRSASLGLVLSASMYQWVNDLPRAFAEVQRVLQPGGFFAFALFGAGTLRELRAAHSAALVEEGRDAISHMQLFPDEEAVASALKVSGLAGQLESLDEQEEHPDVPHLLRSLKRIGAQNAATQRPSGLSGRRTTERMMAIYQERFGSNGSIPATYQVIYGLAKNQR from the coding sequence ATGAATAATCTGCCCCCCGTCTCCACCCGCCAGGTGCGCCAGCACTTCTCCTTGCATGCCAGCGAATACGATTGCTATGCCCTGGTGCAGAAGCGGGTGGTAGCCGGACTGATCGCCCGCCTGCCCGATGACCTTTCCCCTTTTCATCTCGCCCTTGATATCGGCACCGGTACCGGCGATCTTGCCCACAAACTGCGGGAACGAGCCCCGACGCTCCCCCTTCTTGTCGCCGATATTGCCCACGCCATGACCTGTACAGCGGCAACACGGCTAACAACCGTCGCCGCCTTTGATGCCGACGCGGAAGCTCTCCCCATGCGCTCTGCATCGCTCGGCCTGGTCCTCTCCGCCTCGATGTATCAATGGGTGAACGATCTCCCCCGCGCCTTTGCCGAGGTCCAACGGGTCCTGCAGCCGGGCGGATTCTTCGCCTTTGCCCTCTTCGGGGCCGGGACTCTTCGTGAGTTGCGCGCCGCTCATAGCGCCGCCCTCGTCGAGGAAGGTCGTGATGCCATCTCTCACATGCAACTCTTCCCTGATGAGGAAGCCGTCGCATCCGCCCTCAAAGTCTCCGGGCTAGCCGGGCAGCTTGAGTCTCTTGACGAGCAGGAAGAACATCCCGACGTCCCCCACCTTCTGCGCAGCCTCAAACGGATCGGCGCCCAGAACGCCGCCACTCAACGCCCCAGCGGACTCTCCGGCCGGAGAACGACTGAACGGATGATGGCGATTTATCAAGAACGCTTCGGCAGCAACGGCAGCATCCCTGCGACCTACCAGGTTATTTACGGCCTGGCGAAAAATCAGCGGTAA
- a CDS encoding pimelyl-ACP methyl ester esterase, with product MNSLLLPDGRTFAWRSSGSGAPLVFIHGWGSSAAIFDELMSRLPDCHCLAPDLPGYGASTASATIDLAALAEDLLHWFDALKLETVTLLGWSLGGMIAQELAARFPQHIKRLILLATTPCFVATPDWPHGLTDTSVRALARDFKRAPTPTLANFWSLQFQGECPPPSPLLVDVETATALGGLELLRRIDLRSHLSAITLPALVLHGSADVIIPIGAGRFLSAALPQAHFHEFSGCGHAPFYRAAAPVSALIRDFLS from the coding sequence ATGAACTCTCTGCTTCTGCCGGATGGCCGCACCTTTGCCTGGCGCAGCAGTGGCAGCGGTGCGCCACTGGTCTTCATTCATGGATGGGGAAGCTCTGCGGCGATCTTTGACGAACTGATGAGCCGACTCCCCGACTGCCACTGTCTTGCCCCCGATCTCCCCGGTTACGGCGCTTCGACGGCATCGGCCACGATCGATCTCGCTGCTCTAGCCGAGGATTTACTCCACTGGTTCGATGCTCTCAAACTGGAAACGGTGACTCTCCTCGGCTGGTCGCTGGGGGGGATGATCGCCCAGGAGCTGGCCGCACGGTTTCCGCAGCACATAAAGCGCCTCATCCTGCTTGCCACCACGCCGTGTTTTGTCGCGACGCCGGATTGGCCGCACGGTCTGACTGACACCTCGGTGCGAGCTCTTGCTCGCGATTTCAAGCGGGCGCCAACTCCGACACTCGCAAACTTCTGGTCCCTGCAGTTTCAAGGGGAATGTCCCCCCCCTTCCCCGCTCCTGGTCGATGTCGAAACGGCCACCGCTCTGGGCGGGCTGGAGCTGTTGCGCCGGATCGATCTGCGCAGCCACCTCTCCGCCATCACCCTGCCGGCTCTGGTGCTGCACGGCAGTGCCGATGTCATTATCCCGATCGGTGCCGGACGCTTTCTGTCCGCCGCTTTGCCGCAAGCACATTTCCATGAATTCAGCGGTTGTGGTCACGCCCCTTTTTACCGCGCTGCCGCACCGGTGAGCGCTCTCATCCGCGATTTCCTGTCATGA
- a CDS encoding PLP-dependent aminotransferase family protein, protein MFILSNHDPLPLYKQLYNQIREQILSRKLPANTKLPSVRDLAIELSASRNTVDGAYQELHAEGYIYSRPRSGYFVSSLDQEVAPLTRSAKTDKSDYLPGPPPSFAYDFHPARLDPESFPTELWRKCFTEGLRRNSSQLVQYGDPQGDWGLRTSLQGYLERSRGVICDPEQIVICAGLQQSLDIVAHLLQENHSVVAVENPGYHLPRSVFQNHGYTICPIPVGSGGIDLNQLKASHSTIAYVTPSHQLPLGYVMPVANRLALIEWAETGGNFIIEDDYDSELRYHGKPIPSLQGLHPTGNIIYTGTFSKILSPALRLSYMVLPYALLAAYRQLYRPYFPSVSLLEQRSMAIFMEQGHWERHIRRMRMIYQKKHDLLLRTIETHFGKRAVVTGQGAGLHVVMMLPKTAHSEAEILDRARQKGVQLFPFSEFHVSGQPDATTLLLGFGGMSGSEIEQGVAILAQIC, encoded by the coding sequence ATGTTCATCCTGAGTAATCACGACCCCCTGCCCTTATACAAACAACTCTACAATCAGATCCGCGAGCAGATCCTTTCGAGAAAACTCCCGGCTAATACCAAGCTCCCGTCGGTCCGGGACCTGGCCATCGAACTTTCCGCCAGTCGCAATACCGTTGACGGCGCTTACCAGGAGCTGCACGCCGAAGGATATATCTACAGCCGGCCCCGCAGCGGCTATTTCGTCTCGTCCCTGGATCAGGAGGTTGCGCCGCTAACCCGATCCGCGAAAACGGATAAGAGTGACTACCTTCCCGGTCCGCCACCGTCCTTTGCCTATGATTTCCACCCGGCCCGCCTCGATCCTGAAAGTTTCCCCACCGAACTCTGGCGAAAATGTTTCACTGAAGGACTGCGCCGCAACAGCTCACAGTTGGTTCAGTATGGCGATCCCCAGGGAGACTGGGGATTACGCACCTCGCTGCAGGGTTACTTGGAACGATCCCGCGGCGTGATTTGTGATCCGGAACAGATCGTGATCTGCGCCGGGCTGCAGCAGAGCCTCGACATTGTTGCGCATCTTTTGCAGGAGAATCACTCCGTCGTCGCGGTGGAAAATCCCGGTTACCACCTCCCCCGCTCCGTTTTCCAAAACCATGGCTACACCATCTGCCCAATCCCGGTCGGATCGGGGGGGATTGACCTGAACCAGCTCAAAGCCAGTCACAGTACCATCGCCTACGTCACCCCCTCGCACCAGCTGCCGCTGGGTTACGTGATGCCGGTGGCAAACCGGCTGGCCTTGATCGAATGGGCGGAAACGGGAGGAAACTTCATTATCGAAGACGATTATGACAGCGAACTGCGCTACCACGGCAAGCCGATCCCCTCGCTACAAGGGCTGCACCCGACCGGAAACATCATCTACACCGGAACCTTCTCCAAAATCCTCTCCCCGGCCTTGCGTCTGAGCTATATGGTCCTCCCCTATGCGTTACTGGCAGCTTACCGCCAACTTTACCGGCCTTATTTCCCCTCGGTCTCGCTCCTCGAACAGAGGAGTATGGCGATCTTCATGGAGCAGGGTCACTGGGAACGACACATACGGCGGATGCGCATGATCTATCAGAAAAAACACGACCTCCTGCTGCGCACGATTGAAACTCATTTTGGCAAACGGGCAGTGGTGACCGGCCAGGGCGCCGGGCTCCATGTGGTGATGATGCTGCCGAAAACAGCGCACAGCGAAGCGGAGATTCTCGATCGGGCCCGGCAAAAAGGCGTGCAGCTCTTCCCCTTCTCCGAGTTTCATGTCAGCGGCCAACCTGATGCAACGACCTTGCTCCTCGGCTTCGGCGGGATGAGCGGCAGCGAGATTGAACAGGGCGTTGCCATCCTCGCGCAAATTTGCTGA
- the rarD gene encoding EamA family transporter RarD, giving the protein MNTTVEQTTREARSGVAYGLAAYLVWGFFPLYFKALAGVTSLEILAHRIFWSVLSLIILLTVLRRWQGVRQAFAAPRILLTLSTTSLLIAINWLVFIYAVGAGKVLESSLGYFINPLVSAFLGVLFLGEKLSRTQRASFLLAATGVLLLTIQHGEFPWIALTLAFSFGLYGLLRKQAPVDALAGLTVETLLLFPLVAVYLGWLVYAGRSAFVAGPSHLTILLSFSGIITSTPLIWFAAATKRLRLVTVGLMQYLVPTFHLILAVFVFGETFTTAHLLSFILIWAGLILYTVDSVKSLFSGRISTALT; this is encoded by the coding sequence ATGAACACAACAGTAGAGCAGACAACCCGAGAGGCTCGTAGCGGTGTTGCCTACGGACTCGCCGCTTATCTGGTCTGGGGCTTCTTCCCCCTTTATTTCAAGGCCCTCGCCGGTGTAACGTCCCTGGAAATCCTTGCACACCGTATCTTCTGGTCAGTGCTGAGTCTGATCATCCTTCTCACTGTCCTGCGCCGCTGGCAGGGGGTACGACAGGCCTTTGCTGCTCCCCGCATCCTCCTCACCTTAAGCACCACCAGCCTCCTGATCGCTATCAACTGGCTGGTCTTCATCTATGCTGTCGGCGCGGGCAAGGTGCTGGAGTCAAGCCTCGGCTACTTCATTAACCCGCTGGTTTCAGCTTTCCTCGGTGTCCTCTTTCTAGGTGAAAAGTTGAGCCGCACCCAGAGAGCAAGCTTCCTCCTCGCCGCTACCGGTGTCCTCCTGCTCACCATCCAGCACGGGGAATTCCCCTGGATCGCCCTCACCCTTGCATTTTCCTTCGGTCTCTACGGCCTGCTACGTAAACAGGCTCCGGTTGATGCTCTCGCCGGTCTGACCGTCGAAACACTCCTCCTCTTCCCACTCGTTGCTGTTTATCTCGGCTGGCTGGTATACGCCGGACGCAGCGCCTTTGTCGCCGGCCCGTCTCACCTTACGATTCTCCTATCATTTTCTGGAATCATCACCTCGACGCCTCTCATCTGGTTTGCTGCCGCCACCAAACGTTTGCGCCTGGTGACCGTCGGCCTCATGCAGTACCTGGTTCCGACCTTTCACTTGATCCTTGCCGTCTTTGTCTTTGGCGAAACGTTCACCACCGCCCATCTGCTGAGTTTCATCCTTATCTGGGCCGGATTGATCCTTTACACCGTCGATTCTGTCAAATCCCTATTTTCTGGACGAATATCAACGGCTCTTACGTGA
- a CDS encoding 2-dehydropantoate 2-reductase: MKIAIVGAGALGLYYGALLQRSGVDVHFLLRRDYDAIRKDGLKVFSINGDFILPQVQCYKRSEEIGPVDLVLVGLKTFANARYAELITPLLGESTQILTLQNGLGNEEMLGDLFGGKSILGGVAFLCSNRGIPGEVHHLGEGRIVLGEYQRGDRERLETLVSIFNQAGVDCRATDDLMRARWEKLVWNIPFNGLCALLQQSVDHLLTPGPARQLVRDLMLEVIAAANAQGLQRSIPESYAERMLEFTDSMGAYKPSMQIDREEGRPLEIASILVAPLDYGRKSGIFMPRMEMLATLLQQVSR, from the coding sequence ATGAAAATAGCCATTGTCGGCGCCGGGGCGCTGGGACTTTATTACGGAGCACTACTGCAGCGTAGCGGCGTAGATGTCCATTTTCTCCTGCGCCGTGATTACGACGCTATCCGTAAAGACGGACTGAAAGTCTTTTCCATCAACGGGGATTTTATCCTGCCGCAGGTGCAATGCTACAAACGTAGCGAGGAGATCGGCCCGGTCGATCTTGTTCTGGTCGGGCTGAAGACCTTTGCCAATGCTCGCTACGCCGAACTGATCACACCGCTCCTTGGTGAGAGTACTCAGATCCTCACCCTGCAAAACGGCCTCGGCAACGAAGAAATGCTGGGCGACCTCTTCGGCGGAAAAAGTATTTTAGGCGGCGTCGCCTTCCTCTGTTCCAATCGCGGCATCCCCGGCGAAGTCCACCACCTTGGCGAAGGCCGGATCGTCCTCGGTGAATATCAGAGAGGAGATCGCGAGCGTCTTGAGACACTGGTGTCGATTTTCAACCAGGCCGGCGTCGATTGTCGCGCTACGGACGATTTGATGCGGGCGCGCTGGGAGAAACTGGTCTGGAATATCCCCTTCAACGGCCTCTGCGCCTTACTGCAGCAATCGGTCGATCATCTGCTGACGCCGGGACCTGCTCGCCAACTTGTGCGCGACCTCATGCTCGAAGTCATCGCCGCGGCCAATGCCCAGGGATTGCAAAGATCGATTCCCGAAAGTTACGCCGAAAGAATGCTCGAATTCACCGACAGCATGGGCGCCTACAAACCGTCGATGCAGATCGATCGGGAAGAAGGACGGCCACTGGAGATCGCTTCCATCCTGGTGGCGCCCCTCGATTACGGGCGAAAATCGGGGATTTTCATGCCAAGGATGGAGATGCTGGCGACGCTTCTGCAGCAGGTAAGCCGTTAA